The DNA segment AATACGAGAGCAGACCCCGCAGAATCATAATGAAGGGGATGGCGGCGCAAAGAGTCAGGGCCGAATCAATCTTCGGGCCGGTAGTGTCCTTAACCTTGAGTTTTTCGTATTTGTTGACCATGGCCGTGCGGGCCTTTTCATAGAGCGTGCTTCCTTTCGGAAGTTTATCTTTCGGTGGCGCAATAGTGGCCGACGCAACCATTTCAGATTTTTGCCCCTTACCGCCCGGCACGATTGTCATCACTTCGCGCATGACCAAGGGCAGGAGGCCATTGACCACACCAAACGCCGCGCCGAGGAGCAAACCGAGTATGAAGCGTCCGCGATAAGGCCGCAGATAAGGCAGAAGCTGGCGAACGGGTTTCGCGCTGGAGCGGAGGGTCTGGGCAAAAGTGGGCTTCGGTTTCTTGGCCTTCGGTTTCTTGAGGTCGGACATGCTATTTTTAGGGAATTGGCAGGAGGAGATTTATCGCATGAATCACTTCCTGCGTCGATAAGGCATTGAGGTCCCCCGGAGTCGAATGGGAGTCGAATATCGTGAGCGGATTCGGCTTTCCGCCCTGCAATACGATGGACTTCGCATGGCGCGCCCGCCAGTGAAACGGGTTGGTCGAACCGAAAAGCGTGATCTGCGGCGTCTGCGCAGCGGCGGCGAGATGACTCGGGCCCGAGTCGATGCCGATGAAAAGCTGGGCATCTGCGATTAGCGCCGCAGATTCGAGCAGGCTCAATTTCCCGGACATATCGATGAAACTCGACTCAGTTTTTTCGCGAATCTCGCGGATCGCCTGCTGCTCCATTTCCGAGCGGCCACCAATCAAAACACAAGGGAGTTTCATTTCATTCTGGCAATAATCGATCACCGCCGCCCATCTCTCGGGTTGCCAGTATTTCTCCGCCCGCGCAGCTCCGGCGTGAATAACGATGTAACTTGAATCCAGGACATGACTCCGGGCGGAATCGGGCAGATCGAGATGCAACTCCGCTGGAGCCGGAGCGACATCGACGCCAGCGAGGAGGTCCAGATAATGATCGACCGTATGCTGGTCGCGCACCGGCGAGTCGATGAATCGCGTATAAGAACGGGAGCGAAAAGCGTTTTTCTCCGCCCATTGGAATGCAACTCGCCTCGTCGCCTGCGTCAGCAACGTGAGCAAGGCCGAGCGATCTGTCCCCGTGAAATCGAGCGCGGCATCGTGCCGGGCGAAGATCAGCGCACTGAAAGTCCGCAGGTTGAGCGCGTTCTTTTTGTAAACCAGCACCTCGTCCACGCAGCGAATTGCGGGGGCGAGTCCAGCGGTGTCGCCGTCGATGACGAGTGAAATACGCGCTGCCGGATAGGCTTTTCGGAGTGCCTCCAAAGCAGGAAGCGTGAGGATCAAATCCCCGATCCGCTTGAGCTGAATGGCGACGATGGATTTCATCCGTGGACGCGCTGCCAGGCCACGCGATGGGCTTCCAGAAGCCGCTGGCGGAAGTGGCGCCAGGTGAAATTCTCCAAAATGCGCTCGCGCCCGGCGGCTCCCATGCGGGCGACGAGATCGGGGTCGGCAGCCAGTTTTCCCATCGCGGCGACGAGCGCATCGACGTTGTTTGGAGGAATGATGAGGCCATTCAAGCCGTCGATCACGACATCGCCCGACTCGCGCGTGGTGATTTGCGCCAGCCCGCAGGCGGCGGCTTCGTAGGTGACTTTGGCGCTGCCCTCGCATTCGGACGGGAAGACGTGGATGTGCGCCGAGCGGTAGCTTTCTTCCACGCTGCCGGCGAATCCTGCGAGCCGCACGGAGTCCGTTTTGAACTGCTGGAGATAGGGTTCGATCTCGGCATGGAGCGAGCCGACGAGGACGAGTTCGGCGTTCGGCAGCGCGAGTTTTTTCCAAGCTTCCAGCAAAACGTGGACGCCTTTCCGCTGGATCAGTGCGCCGACAAAGAGGAAGCGCAGCTTTTCCGGACGCTGCTCGGGCGGCGCGAATCGCACCGGATCGACCCCGCGCGAGAAGCGAAAAAGTTTCTCCTCCGGCACGCCCTGGACCAGAAACGTCTCGGCGGCTTTTTCGGATAAAACGAGGATCAGGTCGGCCAATTCGTATTCCTCCATGACGTGTTGGCGGGTGATGAGTAACTGATTCAACCAGCTTTGCGGCCAGGCGGCCCGGTCGCGTTCGCGCTCGGATTTGGTAATGGCGGGTTTGATTTTTCCCTTGTTGCGATGCCAGGTCGGAATCTCCAATAACGATGGCACTCCCCTCCCCTTCGCCACGCGCAACGTCCGCAATGCGTCGCCCGACCAGCCGTGAAACGCATCAAACTCCCCTCGTGCCAGCGTCCGGCTCGCCACCCAGTCGGCGTAATGTTTCTTCGCGCCATAGTAATAGTCGCGCCGCAGACCCGAGAGCAATTTCACTGGCGCGCCGCGCATCGTCTGGATTTTGTCGGCCGGCACACGCATCTGGCGGTTTTCGTAAGCGAGCGCCTTCCCGAGCACGCCAGCCTCATACAAACCGGCGACACTTTCCAGCGCCACGGTGTCCAGACCGACCCCGCCCAGCCGCGCGCTCGTGGCGTAAAAAACGTTTTTTGGCTGAAAATCGGGCATCTACCTGTTTTTGGGCTGGTCGGAGCCCGCGCATTTTCTAAGGTCAAACGTGACCCTAAGCAAGCCCCGCTCCATTTTGCCATGCGCATAGGACTCGTCCGTCGCGGCTATTCACCGGCGGGCGGAGCGGAAAGTTACCTGCGCGGCTTCGCCCAGGCGGCGCTCGCGGCGGGACACGAGACGGTCTTTTTTTGCTCGCCCGAGTGGCAGGATTGGGCGTTTGGAGAAATGATTCGAGTCGCGGGGAAATCGCCGCGCGCCTTCTCCGATCAACTCGCCGCGCTGCGTCCGAAGGAAAAATGCGACGTGCTTTTCAGCCTGGAACGCGTCTCGCAATGCGACTTTTACCGCGCCGGCGATGGCGTGCACGCGGCCTGGCTGAAGCGCCGGGCGGAGTTTGAGTCGCCTCTGCGCCGACTCACGTTTGCGTTCAATCCAAAGCATCGCGCACTTCTGCGACTGGAAAAAGAAAGCATCACCGGCGCTCGTTGTGTGATCGCAAACTCCGAAATGGTCCGCCGCGAAATCGCCGAAAACTACGGGAGTTCCATTCGAGTGGAAGTCGTCCGCAACGGCATCGATCCGCTGAAATGGGCCGTGCCGTCGGAGTGTCGGGAAGCGTTGCGGAAACGATTCGAGTTGCAGCCGAATGATCGCGTCGCCGTCTTCGTCGGCTCGGGCTGGGAACGCAAAGGCCTGCGTTTCGCCATCGCTGCGGCGCGTGAAGCGGGCTGCATTCTATTAGTGAGCGGAAAAGGACACGCGGAAAGTTTCCACGCGCCGCAAGTCCGTTTTCTCGGGCCTACCGATCAAGTTGCCGACGTGCTGCACGCAGCGGACGCGTTCATTTTGCCGACGATTTATGATCCGTTTTCCAATGCGACTTTGGAAGCATTGGCCGCCGGATTGCCAATCATCACGACCACCGCGAACGGCGTTTCCGAAATCCTCGATCCAGAGTCGGATGGAACTGCCGTCACGTCTCCCGGCGACGTTTCCGCCTTGGCCGCCGCCTTAAAACGCTGGCTGCCAGATCAAAACACAGCGATCCGCCAGTCGCATGGAAGTCGCTTCACCCTCGAACGCAACTTCGCCGAAACGCTACGCATCATCGAATCATGATACGTTAATTCGTTGTTTGAAATCGCGATGAAATCGTCCATATTTCCGCCATGCATCCACTCGCCCACCTTCTCCAAGAACGTGTCGTCATCATCGATGGCGCGATGGGGACGACCATTCAGCAATACGGGCTGACCGAGGAGCAATTTCGCGGCGAGCGGTTTAAGAATTGGGTTGGCAAGGACCAACATGGGAAGGAAATTCGCTTCGTCAAAGGCAACAACGAGCTGCTCAACCTCACCCAGCCGCAGATCATTGAGGAGATTCACCGGCGTTATTTCGAGGCCGGAGCGGACATCGCGGAGACGAATACCTTTAACGGGCAGTTCATTTCGCTGGCCGATTATGGAATGGAATCGCTGGCTTACGAACTGGCGTTTGCCGGTGCCCAATGCGCCCGCCGCGCCGCCGATGCTGTGATGGCCGCGCAACCCGGTCGCCTGTGTTTTGTGGCAGGCGCGCTCGGGCCGACGACGAAGACGAGTTCCATTTCGACGGACGTGAACGACGCCTCGGCGCGCGGCACGAATTGGGATGAACTCGTGGCCGCGTATGGCGAGCAGACTCGCGCGCTACTCGATGGCGGCGTGGACATCCTGCTGGTGGAAACGATTTTCGACACGTTGAACGCCAAGGCGGCGTTTTTTGCGATCCAGCAGATCTTGGATGAGCGAGGGCTAAGTCCGGTTCCGTTTGGAACCACGAAGCACGCGGAAAATGCGATCCCGCTGATGGCGTCGGTGACCTTCATCCAAAAAGGCGGCACGCGTGGGGTCACGGGGCAGACGGTCGAGGCGTTTTGGAACTCGATTTCCCACGTGCCGCTGCTGAGCGTCGGGATGAATTGTGCGCTCGGACCCGAGGAGATGAGGCCGCTGATTGAGGAATTGGCTGCCGTGGCGCCGATTTATGTGAGCGTTTATCCGAATGCCGGCCTGCCGAACCCATTGCTGCCGACGGGCTTTCCCGAGACGCCAGAATCCCTTGCGCCACAACTCGCCGAGTGGGGTCGCACCGGCCTCTATAATATAGTGGGCGGCTGCTGCGGGACGACTCCACCGCATATCGAAAAAATCGCGACTGCGGTGAAGGGCATCGCTCCGAGGCAAATCCCCGGGAGCGCACGCGTCTCGCGTGTTCTTGCCGGCGTCTCGCCGGGAAGCTCTGAAAATGTCTCCGGCGAGACGCCGGAGACTGCACGCGAGACGCGTGCGCTCCCGAGAGAAGAGTCCCCTCGCCCACTTCGTTTGTCCGGCATCGACGCATTGACCATTGATGGCTCGACCAATTTCGTGAACATCGGCGAGCGCGCCAACGTCACGGGTTCCCCGAAGTTTGCCAAACTCATCCTCAACGAGAAATACGAAGACGCCGTCGCGGTGGCGCGTCATCAAGTCGAAAACGGTGCGCAGATTATCGACGTCAACATGGACGAAGGGATGCTCGATGGCGCGGCGGCGATGACGAAGTTTCTCAATTACATCATGACCGAGCCCGAGATCGCGCGCGTGCCGGTGATGGTCGATTCGTCGAAATGGAGCGTGATTGAGGCCGGGTTGAAGTGCATTCAGGGCAAGGGAATCGTTAACTCGATCTCGCTAAAAGAGGGCGAGGAAAAGTTCCTCCAATCAGCTCGTCTGATTCGCCGATACGGGGCGGCGACCGTCGTGATGGCCTTTGACGAACAGGGTCAGGCGGACTCGTTTGCGCGGAAGATCGAAATTTGTGAGCGAAGTTACAGGCTACTCGTGGACAAGGTCGGATTCCCGCCCGAAGACATCATTTTTGACCCAAACATTCTAACGGTCGCGACCGGGCTGGAGGAGCACAACAATTACGCGGTCGATTTCATTGAGACCTGTCGGTGGATCAAGGCGAACCTTCCCCACGCGCGAATCAGCGGCGGCATTTCCAATATTTCGTTCTCGTTTCGCGGCAACAATCCGGTGCGCGAGGCGATGCATTCAGCGTTTCTCTACCACGCGATTCGAGCCGGACTCGACATGGGAATCGTCAACGCCGGGATGCTGGAAGTTTACAGCGACATTCCCGCCGATTTGCTGGAACTCGTCGAGGACGTGATCCTGAATCGCCGCCCCGATGCGACCGAGCGGCTGGTCAATTTTGCCGAAACGGTGAAGGCCAAGGGCAAGGTAGAGGCGGTGGTCAGCGAATGGCGCAACGGCCCCGTCGAGGACCGGCTGAGTCACGCGCTGGTGAAGGGAATCGTGGAATTTATCGACGCCGATGTGGAGGAGGCGCGCGGGAAATACGAGCGTCCGCTGCATATCATTGAAGGTCCGCTCATGGCCGGAATGAGCATCGTCGGCGACCTCTTCGGAGCCGGGAAAATGTTTCTCCCGCAAATAATGAAATCGGCCCGCGTGATGAAAAAAGCCGTGGCGTATTTGCTGCCGTTTATGGAAGCCGAGAAGCGTCCGGGCGATCGCGCCCAAGGAAAAGTGCTCATGGCCACGGTCAAGGGCGATGTCCACGACATTGGCAAAAACATCGTCGGAGTCGTGCTGGCTTGTAACAATTACGAGGTGATCGACATGGGCGTGATGGTGCCCTGCGACCAGATTTTGGCAAAGGCGAAGGAGATCGGGGCGGACATTGTGGGCTTGAGCGGATTGATCACGCCGTCGCTGGACGAGATGATTCATGTCGCGCAAGAGATGCAGCGCCAGGGGTTTACGCAGCCGCTTTTGATCGGTGGCGCGACGACGAGCAAGGCGCACACGGCGGTGAAAATCGCGGCTCATTATCCAGGAAACGTGATCCATGTTTTAGACGCTTCTCGCGCGGTCGGCGTGGTCAGCAGTCTGCTCAACGACCAGCAATCGGCGGCTTACAAAACCAACGTGCTGGCCGAATATCAGACGCTGCGCAGCGAGCACGCGAACAAGAGCAAGGACCGCAAGTCGCTCACTTGGCCGCAGGCAAAACAGAATCGACTGGAACTCGACTGGAAAAATTATGTGCCGCCGAAGCCAGCGTTTCTCGGGCTGCGCGTGCTGAGCACCGACCCGCAGTTTTTGCCGGAAGGAGGACGATGCGATTGTGGCGTGCCGCATCATCACGATGGGCTGATCTCGCTGGAAGACCTCGTGCCGTTCATCGATTGGTCGCCATTTTTCCACACGTGGGAATTGCGCGGGCGTTACCCGGCGATCTTCGACGACCCGGTGGTGGGCGAGGAATGCAAGACGCTTTTCGCCGACGCGCAGAAGCTTCTAAAGCGGATTGTGAAGGAGAAACTTTTCACCGCGCGTGCCGTTTACGGCTTCTGGCCCGCGAACTCGACCGGCGAGGACATCGTGCTCCATACGGATGAAACTCGACTGGAAACTTTGGCGACCTTGCATTGTCTGCGTCAGCAAATGCAGAAGCCGGCAGGTCAGAAAAATCATTCTCTGGCCGATTACGTCGCGCCAAACGGAGTGGACTACATCGGAGGCTTTGGCGTTTCCATTCATGGCGCGGATGAAGTTGCCGACATCTACAAGGCCGAGCTCGACGACTACAACGCGATCATAGTCAAGGCTCTGGCCGATCGTCTGGCGGAGGCGTTTGCCGAATATCTCCACGCGCAAGCGAGACGCGATTGGGGTTTTGGAAAGACGGAGAACCTGACCAGCGAGGATCTCATTCGCGAAAAATACCAAGGCATTCGTCCGGCTCCGGGCTATCCCGCCTGCCCCGATCACACGGAGAAGACGACTTTGTTTGAGTTATTGCAGGCACCTAAAAATGCGGGGGTTATTCTCACCGAAAGCATGGCGATGCACCCCGGCGCCGCAGTGAGCGGACTCTACTTTTCGCATCCGGAGGCCAAGTATTTCGCCGTGGGCAAAATCGAAGACGACCAAGTCGCGGATTACGCCGAGCGCAAAGGGCAAAAAAAAGATTGGGTGGAGCGCTGGCTCTCACCCAATCTTGCTTACGATCCTTGATTTAGTTAGGAAACGCCGAGCGCACTAACGAGATTGCGGTCGATCCGTCCAGTCTGTGCCAGATCGTTATCGCGCTGAAAACGCGTAATCGCACGTCGTGTCGCAGGGCCGATGTCTCCATCAATTTCACCGGAGTAGTAACCCAGCTTGGCCAGTTTTCGCTGCACAGAGATTTCCAGTGAAGAACTGGTGCTCTCAGAGATTTGGCGGCCACGATAGATTGGGCGGTCATCGTCACTGCGATAGGTGCCGATATATTCGGTGTCGTAGTAACCGGTGCCGACTCCGATGGCGACCGAAGTCCGGGGATAGCTGTAATAATATGGAGCGTAGCCGTAGTAGCCGCCGCGATAGTAACCCCCGCCGCCGTAGTAGCGCCGATCACCCCGATGGTAGTCGCGGCGCGATGACTGGGCGCGTTGATAGTCGGCGATGCGCTCATTGCGGATGTTGCGATTGCGGTCGCTGTCATTGGAAACGTGGACGTCAAACCGGTCGGGCCGACGGTGGCTGCTGCCATGTTTGGAGTCTGCGTGTGCCGCTGACGAGAAAAGCGTCAAGAGCGCTCCCGCCAGCAAGAGTTTTGGAAGCAATGGTAGTTTCATATAGGAAGTTAGACCTCCCGTGGCGGATTTCATTCAGAAAAACTGCGCGGCTCTTCCAACCGTTTCACTCCCATCCGACTTAGGGAAAAATGCGCAGTGAGGGGATCGAACCCCCGACCAACTCGGTGTAAACGAGCCGCTCTACCGCTGAGCTAACTGCGCGTCCTGTCCGTTTCAAGAAGGTAGCTTTTGCAACTACTCCCACATCAAACGAAGGCGTCTATTATGCACCGGCCCAACGCTACGGCAAACAGAAAGCTGAACTACTGGATAATAGTTTGGTGCGATGTGGTATTTATTGTTGTCCCCAAGTCGAACTGTAGTTATTAATTGGCTTCTATGGCCAAATCTACATCATCATCCTTCTGGAATCATTCTGTCGAAAAAATCGAGGAAGTTCTCCATCTCCGCAAACAAATCGATCTTCTCCAAGCCAAGCTCAGCAAGCTGGTCGATGGAACTGTGGAAGCAATCACTCCAACAAAAACCAAACGGAGAAAAACAGGCGGTCGGAAGGCGAAGGCTGCCATCGCACCTAAAAGCGAGCCGGTAAAAAAAGCAAAGACCCGCAAAAAAGGCGGCATGACTCCTGAAGCCAAAGCCAAAATCTCCGCAGCGATGAAAGCCCGCTGGGAGGCAAAAAGAAACGCGGCTGCATAATCGGCCTGCGGTCGAGTTAGATAGCATTCAGGAGAAGCTTTATCGCACCTGAATGTGCGCGGTTGATGTAGTCAAACCATGAAGGTCGCCTTCAGTTTCTCCACCAGTTTTGCGTGAGTGAACGGCTTGTCCAGCATGGCTTTGACGCCGAGGCTATGAAACTCCCGGATCGCGTCGTCGTCGAGGCGTCCGCTAGTGACGAGAACGTTTGCCTGCGGAAGTTTCTCGCGCAGCAAACGCACAAAGGCTAGCCCGTCCATCCCCGGCATGTGCAGGTCGGTGATCACTCCGCAAAGTTCCGTCCAGCACTCCGTAATGAGTAGCAGGGCGGCAGTGCCATCGCTCGCGCAGACCACTTTAAATTGGAGCGCGGTCAGCACCGCTCGCAGACATTCACGCACCCCGACATCATCGTCCACGACGAGGATCGTCTGGTTGTTGCCATGGAAGTCGCGGTAGTTGTTTTTCGTTGGAGTTTCGGACGTCTCATCGGCATCGCGTGAGACAGGCAGGTAAACGGCGAAGGTCGTTCCCGTGCCCACGATGGAATAAACCCGCACAAATCCGCCATGGCTCTGGACGATGCCGATGGTCGTTGAAAGGCCGAGACCGGTGCCTTTGTCCGGGCCTTTGGTGCTAAAAAATGGCTCAAAAATTCTGTCCAGCACGTCCGGTGGAATGCCGGTGCCGGTGTCTTGAATGCGCCACACGGTGTAGCTGCCGGGTTTGGCCTCGGGCACGGCTTGCGCGTAGAGCGTATCGACTTCCACGGTTTCAGCACGAATGGTAAGGGTGCCGCCATCGGGCATGGAGTCGCGGGCGTTAACGCAGAGATTGAGCAGAACCTGATGCAACTGAGTCGCGTCGCCAGTGACGGGTTGCAGTTTTTCGGCGAAGTCGGTCTTGAGGACGATGTTTTTTGGAAATGTGGTGCTGACGAATTTTGCGATTTCCTCCAGCAATTGCTCGGGCTGAATGAGCAGACGCTTGCCGTCGATGCCTTTCGCGAATGTGAGCAACTGCTTCACCATGTCGGCTCCGCGTTGTGCGCTAGCTTCGATCGTGTCGATCATGTCGGTCGAATCTGGGTAGCGAGTTTGCATTAATTCACAAACCATCAGGATCGGTGCCAGCGCGTTGTTTAAGTCGTGCGCAACTCCGCCAGCGAGCGTGCCGATGCTTTCCATGCGTTGCGCGCGCAGCATCTGTCCCTCCGTTTCCTTGCGTTCTGTGATGTCGCGACAGAGCCCGCCGATTCGGAGAATGTCGCCGGCGGCATCGCGTATCGGCGTGCCGCTGCTATGCACCCAGCCGATGCTCCCATCGGGCCGGACGACACGAAATTCCGACTCGAATCGTGCGGCGTTTCCTTTCAGGCAGGCGGCAAACGCCTCCCGGGCGCGCGCCTGATCCTCGACGTGAATCGCTGACCACCACACGCTGGCATTCTCGTAAATTTTCTCCGCTGCAACACCCCACAGACGCTCGATCGCCGGGCTGACGTAGAGGATGCGCTCCGGCTCGCGTTGCACAAACCAGAAGCCGTCGCTGCTCTGTTCGGCGAGCTGCCGGAAACGTTCCTCGCTCTCGGCCAAGGCCAGCGCAACCCGCTTTCGCTCAGAGATGTCGGTGTTGATGATGAGAATGGATTTGCCCTGGTCCTTTTCGTCACGCATCAGCGTGCGCCGGCTCTCCACAATGATTTCGCGTCCGTTCTTCGTTCTCTGCTGAAGCTCGCCTGTCCATTCTCCGGTCTCCAACATCCGTCGCTGGCTCGTCTCGTGACTTGGGGAGTTATCACTGGCAAAGAGTTCCCCGGCCCGCTTGCCCAGGGCCTCCTCGGCAGACCAGCCGTAGAGCCGCTCCGCACCCTTGTTCCAATAAACAATCTGCTGATTCATATCCATCACGAGGATTGCGTCGCGCGCGTGCTCGAGGAGCGCCGCCTGTTCACTGATCTTCCTTTCCGCCTCTTTTCGTTCGGTAATGTCCTGAACCTGAATGATAAAATAAAGGGGATACGTTTGATCATCCGGCACCACGGCGGCAGCGAGAGCGATCCAGACGACGCGGCCACTTTTATGCAGGTAGCGTTTTTCTATGTGCAGACCAGAACTTCGAGCGGCTAATCCGTCGTTGAATGCCTTCCAACTCGCCTCCTGGTCGTCGGGGTGCGTGATATCAATGAAACTCCGCTCCAAAAGTTCCGCCTCATTGTAGCCGGTAATCTGGCAAAGCTTCTGGTTGACCTGGAGAAAACGCCCATTTTTACCGACTAGCGACATCCCCAAAGCGGACGAATCAAACGCGCTTCGGAACAACAACTCCCTCTCGTGCAATTCGCTCTCGGCCTGCCGTTTTTGCCGACGCAACTCCGCCTCTTTTAATTCCCGCTCCACTGCGGGCGTCAGGCGCGCGAGCTGGCCTTTGACCATGTAATCCTGCACGCCGTTTTTCATCATCGACACGGCAATGTCCTCACCAATGGTTCCGGAGACGACGATGAACGGCACGTCCAGCGCCGTTTCCCGGAGGACTTCCAACGCTTCCGGGCCGCTGAATTTCGGCATCGAAAAATCGCTGATCACCACGTCCCAGTTTTTTTTCGTCAGCGCCTGGGTCATCGCCTCTCTCGTCTCCACGCGCTGGATTTCCGGCTCGAAACCACCGGCCCGCAACGCACGGCGCACCAGGAGGGCGTCGTCCTCCACATCCTCCACCAGCAACACATTCAGGGGCCGACTCATTGGTGGCCCCGGTTCATGGGTGGAGGTTCGTTGAGCATCAACCAGTAGATTTTTAAGTTACGCATGGCCTCGGTGAATTGAATAAAATCGACCGGCTTGCGAATGTAGCTGTTGCAGCCAAAACGATAGCTGCCCAGCAAATCCTGCTCCTCCTTCGACGTCGTGAGCACGACCACCGGCAGGATTTGCGTGCGCTCGACGCTGCGCAGCTTTTGGAGGACTTCGAGTCCACTCACCTTGGGTAGTTTCAGATCGAGAAGGACCAAGGCCGGCAGCGGAATATTCTCGTCGAGAAGATATTCCAATGCCTCCTGGCCGTCGCGAAC comes from the Chthoniobacterales bacterium genome and includes:
- a CDS encoding glycosyltransferase family 9 protein, with product MKSIVAIQLKRIGDLILTLPALEALRKAYPAARISLVIDGDTAGLAPAIRCVDEVLVYKKNALNLRTFSALIFARHDAALDFTGTDRSALLTLLTQATRRVAFQWAEKNAFRSRSYTRFIDSPVRDQHTVDHYLDLLAGVDVAPAPAELHLDLPDSARSHVLDSSYIVIHAGAARAEKYWQPERWAAVIDYCQNEMKLPCVLIGGRSEMEQQAIREIREKTESSFIDMSGKLSLLESAALIADAQLFIGIDSGPSHLAAAAQTPQITLFGSTNPFHWRARHAKSIVLQGGKPNPLTIFDSHSTPGDLNALSTQEVIHAINLLLPIP
- a CDS encoding glycosyltransferase family 4 protein, translating into MPDFQPKNVFYATSARLGGVGLDTVALESVAGLYEAGVLGKALAYENRQMRVPADKIQTMRGAPVKLLSGLRRDYYYGAKKHYADWVASRTLARGEFDAFHGWSGDALRTLRVAKGRGVPSLLEIPTWHRNKGKIKPAITKSERERDRAAWPQSWLNQLLITRQHVMEEYELADLILVLSEKAAETFLVQGVPEEKLFRFSRGVDPVRFAPPEQRPEKLRFLFVGALIQRKGVHVLLEAWKKLALPNAELVLVGSLHAEIEPYLQQFKTDSVRLAGFAGSVEESYRSAHIHVFPSECEGSAKVTYEAAACGLAQITTRESGDVVIDGLNGLIIPPNNVDALVAAMGKLAADPDLVARMGAAGRERILENFTWRHFRQRLLEAHRVAWQRVHG
- a CDS encoding glycosyltransferase family 4 protein, yielding MRIGLVRRGYSPAGGAESYLRGFAQAALAAGHETVFFCSPEWQDWAFGEMIRVAGKSPRAFSDQLAALRPKEKCDVLFSLERVSQCDFYRAGDGVHAAWLKRRAEFESPLRRLTFAFNPKHRALLRLEKESITGARCVIANSEMVRREIAENYGSSIRVEVVRNGIDPLKWAVPSECREALRKRFELQPNDRVAVFVGSGWERKGLRFAIAAAREAGCILLVSGKGHAESFHAPQVRFLGPTDQVADVLHAADAFILPTIYDPFSNATLEALAAGLPIITTTANGVSEILDPESDGTAVTSPGDVSALAAALKRWLPDQNTAIRQSHGSRFTLERNFAETLRIIES
- the metH gene encoding methionine synthase; amino-acid sequence: MHPLAHLLQERVVIIDGAMGTTIQQYGLTEEQFRGERFKNWVGKDQHGKEIRFVKGNNELLNLTQPQIIEEIHRRYFEAGADIAETNTFNGQFISLADYGMESLAYELAFAGAQCARRAADAVMAAQPGRLCFVAGALGPTTKTSSISTDVNDASARGTNWDELVAAYGEQTRALLDGGVDILLVETIFDTLNAKAAFFAIQQILDERGLSPVPFGTTKHAENAIPLMASVTFIQKGGTRGVTGQTVEAFWNSISHVPLLSVGMNCALGPEEMRPLIEELAAVAPIYVSVYPNAGLPNPLLPTGFPETPESLAPQLAEWGRTGLYNIVGGCCGTTPPHIEKIATAVKGIAPRQIPGSARVSRVLAGVSPGSSENVSGETPETARETRALPREESPRPLRLSGIDALTIDGSTNFVNIGERANVTGSPKFAKLILNEKYEDAVAVARHQVENGAQIIDVNMDEGMLDGAAAMTKFLNYIMTEPEIARVPVMVDSSKWSVIEAGLKCIQGKGIVNSISLKEGEEKFLQSARLIRRYGAATVVMAFDEQGQADSFARKIEICERSYRLLVDKVGFPPEDIIFDPNILTVATGLEEHNNYAVDFIETCRWIKANLPHARISGGISNISFSFRGNNPVREAMHSAFLYHAIRAGLDMGIVNAGMLEVYSDIPADLLELVEDVILNRRPDATERLVNFAETVKAKGKVEAVVSEWRNGPVEDRLSHALVKGIVEFIDADVEEARGKYERPLHIIEGPLMAGMSIVGDLFGAGKMFLPQIMKSARVMKKAVAYLLPFMEAEKRPGDRAQGKVLMATVKGDVHDIGKNIVGVVLACNNYEVIDMGVMVPCDQILAKAKEIGADIVGLSGLITPSLDEMIHVAQEMQRQGFTQPLLIGGATTSKAHTAVKIAAHYPGNVIHVLDASRAVGVVSSLLNDQQSAAYKTNVLAEYQTLRSEHANKSKDRKSLTWPQAKQNRLELDWKNYVPPKPAFLGLRVLSTDPQFLPEGGRCDCGVPHHHDGLISLEDLVPFIDWSPFFHTWELRGRYPAIFDDPVVGEECKTLFADAQKLLKRIVKEKLFTARAVYGFWPANSTGEDIVLHTDETRLETLATLHCLRQQMQKPAGQKNHSLADYVAPNGVDYIGGFGVSIHGADEVADIYKAELDDYNAIIVKALADRLAEAFAEYLHAQARRDWGFGKTENLTSEDLIREKYQGIRPAPGYPACPDHTEKTTLFELLQAPKNAGVILTESMAMHPGAAVSGLYFSHPEAKYFAVGKIEDDQVADYAERKGQKKDWVERWLSPNLAYDP
- a CDS encoding peptidoglycan-binding domain-containing protein, with the protein product MKLPLLPKLLLAGALLTLFSSAAHADSKHGSSHRRPDRFDVHVSNDSDRNRNIRNERIADYQRAQSSRRDYHRGDRRYYGGGGYYRGGYYGYAPYYYSYPRTSVAIGVGTGYYDTEYIGTYRSDDDRPIYRGRQISESTSSSLEISVQRKLAKLGYYSGEIDGDIGPATRRAITRFQRDNDLAQTGRIDRNLVSALGVS
- a CDS encoding PAS domain S-box protein; this translates as MSRPLNVLLVEDVEDDALLVRRALRAGGFEPEIQRVETREAMTQALTKKNWDVVISDFSMPKFSGPEALEVLRETALDVPFIVVSGTIGEDIAVSMMKNGVQDYMVKGQLARLTPAVERELKEAELRRQKRQAESELHERELLFRSAFDSSALGMSLVGKNGRFLQVNQKLCQITGYNEAELLERSFIDITHPDDQEASWKAFNDGLAARSSGLHIEKRYLHKSGRVVWIALAAAVVPDDQTYPLYFIIQVQDITERKEAERKISEQAALLEHARDAILVMDMNQQIVYWNKGAERLYGWSAEEALGKRAGELFASDNSPSHETSQRRMLETGEWTGELQQRTKNGREIIVESRRTLMRDEKDQGKSILIINTDISERKRVALALAESEERFRQLAEQSSDGFWFVQREPERILYVSPAIERLWGVAAEKIYENASVWWSAIHVEDQARAREAFAACLKGNAARFESEFRVVRPDGSIGWVHSSGTPIRDAAGDILRIGGLCRDITERKETEGQMLRAQRMESIGTLAGGVAHDLNNALAPILMVCELMQTRYPDSTDMIDTIEASAQRGADMVKQLLTFAKGIDGKRLLIQPEQLLEEIAKFVSTTFPKNIVLKTDFAEKLQPVTGDATQLHQVLLNLCVNARDSMPDGGTLTIRAETVEVDTLYAQAVPEAKPGSYTVWRIQDTGTGIPPDVLDRIFEPFFSTKGPDKGTGLGLSTTIGIVQSHGGFVRVYSIVGTGTTFAVYLPVSRDADETSETPTKNNYRDFHGNNQTILVVDDDVGVRECLRAVLTALQFKVVCASDGTAALLLITECWTELCGVITDLHMPGMDGLAFVRLLREKLPQANVLVTSGRLDDDAIREFHSLGVKAMLDKPFTHAKLVEKLKATFMV
- a CDS encoding response regulator, translated to MNEKDILLVEDNPDDEQLAVRALKRNNIVNEIIVVRDGQEALEYLLDENIPLPALVLLDLKLPKVSGLEVLQKLRSVERTQILPVVVLTTSKEEQDLLGSYRFGCNSYIRKPVDFIQFTEAMRNLKIYWLMLNEPPPMNRGHQ